The Gigantopelta aegis isolate Gae_Host chromosome 3, Gae_host_genome, whole genome shotgun sequence genome segment GATTTTCTTTGAAAGTGGTCTTCTTTCACCACAGCTATCCTCTCTAAAAAGAAAAAGGCCAATAGCATGATAGCAGGGGTTGCGGAACAGGGCGAGGGAGGGGGTCGTCGCTGGAACCATGCCCCCATCCCTAATTTCCCCATAGCTATAATTATTGTGCTCAAAAGGTGTAATATGCCGTAATTGAACAATTGAAATTCAACATATTCTTGGAGAAGAATACCTCCGAGCCTCCACCCCACATGACAGGTTGGAGACCTTATAATCATCaaatcccccccaccccccacccccccaccaccaaaGTTCTGAATGActttatacacattaaaaaGTAGTCTGTGACAAGTATACTGACCATGGCtcatgttacacactgttatttgATAAAATGAGGTGGAAGTTGTGATCAATTGACTGGAAGCAGTGGCCCTAGCTACTTTGTACAGCACTTGTATTAATAATGGTTATGAGAAATATAGTATTGTGTTTGTGATAGTCatctgaaggaaggaaggaagaaatgagtttaatttaacgacgcacactcagtgcattttatttaaggttatatggcgtcggacatatggttaagggccacacggatattgagagaggaaacccactgtcgccacttcatgggctactcttttcgattagtcccctgcgtgtgctgtaacctcaccgtggtgcaggggtgtaacattctctttgagaatggccaatacagcacaaattgaagtttagagtgaaagtcagtatctatctgtgatatttgtatttgtatttttgcagttctttacactgtttttatttatatcttgaattttggtgttgatgttgatcatcaccttatttatttccattaccatagtttgacacccaatagccgatgtatttttcgtgctggggtgtcgttaaacattcattcattcattcattcattcttttcgattagtagaaagggatattttatatacaccatcccacagacaggataacacataccacggcctttgatatatctgtcgttgtgcactggctggagcgagaactTAGTCATGAAGTCATATCCTGAAGACTGAAGCATCCATCATGCCAaagcacagtcggtctaggatcgatccccgtcagtgggcccattgggctatttctcattccaaccaagaAGAAACCCGCCAGCACCTACGTAtataaccggaacattattgaaaggggtgctgtcgggtttgtactccttttttttcttcttcttttttttacatacccttaaaaatatcaggcttaaaataaatttaaacgtcttttcaaATAAAACGTATTTATGGATTTAATGTACTTCACAGCGCAATGAGTTTtaggttaacttatacgtcacagagcaatcaattcCTGTCGTGTTATTGGGTGGTATGTCTGTGGTGATCGGGTCGTCACCATGGAGCAACTAATCACAAGTCTCAAAAGTGGTCTCCAATGTACGTTGAAGACGAAAATGATCTACAGTGGGTGATCTCTCACTtggatgtgtaagaaataaatgtatttaatgggAAGTCACCATTATATGCAATTTGAGATTAGACCTTTAATTAATGTCTTTCAGAAGCCTGAAACAGAAGTAGTAGAAGCTGGAACGGGTGAAACATCCAAGGGTACAGAAAACGCGGACCGTTCCACAACAACCAATATTCCTGCTCACTTGAAAACAGAAGCAATACTAGCTAGACCGGATAGAACAACGCCTAAGCgtaggctatatatatatatatattgttttagttttgaaaGCATGACCCATAATTATGATGGTGGTGACgtcatcaacttttgcatttagcttcAGTATTACGTTTTCATGTTTTActccatttttcacaaactgtaagGCCTAGGTCGATGAACTTGggttatagttgcacctatatatattttatttttaagtactCTAGTATTTAAATGAATGTTCAAGTTTCAGGTTTATGTCCGTTACACAGAAACTATATCGATCTATAAATGATGGTTCAATGACATTTGGTTTACAGTTTATGGTTGCATTTATGGATGTGAtctcagtatttaaaatttgttaaataaaatttctaaacaaaattgtttaactgtttaattttatttataaaacaaaaataactaaaattaatccTAAATTTAACAtcgtaatttatatatttaaaaaaaatcaattttaaaacgAACATCTACGGATGCATCGATGAGTGACACCAAATAAGTTTATGGCAGACGAGACATTAAATTCCACGGAATTCGTcttgtaaaattaatatttgaagcACCATTCTTTAGTAATGTAATTATGTAATGTGtcaactgttgttgtttttattacagaGGGTTTGAAGACATTCTCTCAATCTCAGCATCCCATGTACAGAACCACCAGTCATGAATATGGATCAAAGCTTCCTTCACTTTATTCCTTGCCAACTTGCTTTCATACAAGAAGTAACCAATTTTCTCAGGTTAGAAATCTTTGCATTTTTCAGTGATATGTATTTTCgtgttttaatggaaaaaaactGTTAGTTGGGCTTTAGAGGGTTAAGTGAAAGACAGAAACTTCATGTTATAAAAAGTGAACTGCAGTGATCCAAGACTATGCAAGCGTATGATACTTTTAAAATCTAGACTAATAAAAACTTCGATCTCCCTATGCCTTTTGCATAGTGCGTGGCCATGATGTTAGTGTCCATACTACTGCTCAGAGCATATGCGCACAGGCTCCCATTTCTGTAAGGAGGTGGGGGACGCAGGCTGATATTTTcctgaattaaataaaaatgtccgaatctggataacatttattcatattagcattaggCCAAAtggctatatagggttgcaaacgaatcactacgcatttttacatattgtgggtagaatgataaaatacatggtaaaaagattACTGGCAAGCTAATTTTGCCCGACTTTGAAGATTTGCTTCAGCTCTGGAGGGGCACGTGCCTTCTTGCCCCTGTCTCGTACCCGTATGACCGCTCTTCCAAGCTGTATTTATAGTTGACTGATTACATTTGTATGTGAAGCAGTTGGGAAAGATTTGGGGTCGTGGTGCgagtttatttttagtatttaaaaaaatatataataataataataataataataatgcatttttcttacacactcgaGTAAGAGATGACCCATTGTAGGAAATATCCTCACCAAAAGATGTTGGAGATACCTTTTGAGACTTGTGACTGGCTGCTTCACGGTTATGACCTGCggtgcgttcagccagaccgagcaggaaaaaaacgtccgctagactggtttatgcgcttcagggtaaaccaaatggccacgttgggaaccagtcaaatagttcgcgaacgttagccaAACGTTTTTTGGCTGAACGTGGGGATGTGCCACGCTCCACGAAGCGATCGTAGCCCTAAGATACGGTTCTCTATACATTTAAGGTGATCTAAGGTGGAAGGGGGCCCTGGTTCACCCGAGCCATACAATCCAATAATATTAAGGACGTCAGAAATAGGTTGTTCTGTGACGGGGGAGTTAACTTGAAAGTGATtacaatcaatctaattaaaattagctccactattacatgtaccagtagagctaattttaatcagattggattACAATATGACGTGTTAACTACTACGCGAGTGCCGTAAATAGATATACACGTAGTTGGACGAAAAAAAACTGGGTTTTAAGGatgtgtaaaaacaaattgaataatacatttgtgtccgttagataccatgtTTCTTATAACTTGTCTataaacgtatccaactcgttTTTGCTCTTTAAATACggtgttgttggttttggggttggagtttttttaattattattattatattatttaaacaactcattgtaagaaATGTTATCCAACGGctcactcatgtagtattctcaaTATCTAAACAggaaacaatttaaaacaaaagaaaaaagtatgCGTTGGGTAGAGATCATGCAAGTCAAAAGTTATTGTTGAGGTCAATGTTCGTTTTGGGTAGATTTAAAAGAcatgaaaattgttttaacaaCTTTATACGACTGGACGAGTCAGCTTAAAatgacagaatatatatatatatatatatatatatatatatatatatatgaagagttcaggcacaaaacgcgatataacccattttctttctagtttttagttaaagccattattgtatgtcagtaagggctaatcgtaggcccgctgatttgctgcaaaacgtgattgatccttatgaaattgtattgggtaaatcccgttttttaaaaatcaaaacgcgatatacgccaattaaaaaccccatttttactaaaaatgaaaaaaggatatatcgcgttttgcgcctgaactcttcatatatatatatatatatatatatatatatatatatatatatatatatatatatggatatatattGATGAATTTAATGCAGTTTCATGCATGAcacctttgttttaatttgcaCAAATCTTTTAACAGAAACATTTGGATGAGGCACGTGAATTTCCAACAGGACAGGTAAAAATGgagtcatatttttaaatgctTTTTATGTcgatatttttttctctctttttttttttagcaacaaGGTGTTTCTGGCATGTACAAAAACCATTCTCTGAACACTGCTGTCGATCCCAGGTGCACCATTTGAGAACTGAATCTAGATGTAAACAGATTGACGCCATCACCTGTGAACTTAATTTGTTTCTCTTAATGTGAAACAGATAGATATGTTTGGTGCCATTTTCATCACAAGAACTCACCTgtgcactgtttttgttttattaatgacagATGTTGGATTATTTTTAGAAAAGACAAAAATttaacacaaattattttaatcatcTTGTTTTGAATTGTACTCTGTGTAATGTATACTTGTCGCATTGTTTGTACTACATACTAAGCAGGTAAATCCTGCATTGCGTTCTTATATATGTACTCATGTCACAATTTTATAttatgaaaaagaaataaagattgatgaatttattgtttttcacATACAGCCATAGGGGAGAACTCATCTACCCccgtggtttttgttttttggaggtGGGAGTTTGGGTCTTCTCATTTTGTTTGTGAGtctgttttgtatgtttgtctgcCTGTAGTATAACTTATTATAGACTTTAGTAATATAACATAAGATCCGGTGTGCATGTCTGATTGTAGACCaaatatttctgtctctgtaaagctttatctcatgttttatattgatttgtttaatgatatgtCCATTTTATATTAATAGCTTGTGTTCAAAAAGCCATTAAACATAAGATATAATATAGAcaaatcattaattttttttatgtaaaacataaaataaagctttacagagacagaaatattcgGTCTAGTCTGATTGTGGTTTAACGTACTAGACTGAATGAGGTATCAGTTAAGGGTACCATatcgaatatttatattttatatgaaagatatatatttttttaatatttgttcatcGAAATCTATGGCTATTTAGTGTGTAACACGTTTCACATTGTGTAAAAGCTACAGATTAAGCCTGATTAGCAACAATGGATATTTGATagacactttcccacagacagaaagcGTATACCACAGCCAGTCACGCAGCACTGACTAGGATGGGAAAAACTGATGGGTCCACCAAGGCCAATCAGTTCAGTGTCCCACACTCAccttggggcgagacgtagcctagtggcaaagcgctcgcttcatgcgcggtcggtttggatcgatccccgtcagtgggcccattgggctatttctcgctccagccagtgcaccacgactggtatatcaaagaccgtggtatgtgctatcctgtatggactatcccttgctcctaatcgaaaagagtaacgcatgaagtggcgacagcgggtttcctctctcaatatatgtgtggccgacaccatataaccgtaaataaaatgtgttgagtacgtcgttaaataaaacatttccttcccacATCACCTTAGTCgatcactctaccactgggctacatctaaCCCTTATTATCTGTCTGTCCGTAACGTATGTCTGTCCGCTGTCCCACAtgtagttttccggatgttttttgacaatgccttgagatattgagctgacattttgtgtatagctttattatatactgttatagatcaagtttgcgGCCGTTGCAGTGGGGCGGTGTTATGTAACTTTATATGCCTGTACCTTTTAGAAATGTGAggttatatattataaacataatgcATGCCTATTTTGATGATTTTGTTAAGTATAACCCCCCTGTACATTAGCTCCGAAAGTTAATGGGGTGCGTTTTCACTAAGTTTTTAAGGTAAGTTTCCCAccccacattttttttatagtaaataCTTCATTATGAAGATATTATTAAGATGATTAATTATATAGgaagaatatattaaaacaatacgtctgtttttaattatttctatttAATACCGTAAAGTTTCAAAATAAAGCTCTATTTTTCGTCTTTATTTTGAAAGTTACAATTCACTcaccaataaaaagaaaaacactttCATCATCTCTAGTTGTAATTTTATCATTTGAAACCCCTATAGAGAGTTGAACATGTCTTGAAAAGTGgttcctttttaatttttattttgaggTTTTACGGTATGGTCACTTCTGCACTAAAATAGTTTAAATCATTACACAATCAGAAATTGCTGAATATTTGTTTTGGCAGGTTTTATCATTTGTTTGCTGTAATCGCAGAAGCTAACATGTCGAGGGCAATATGAAAATCTTCCATTGTAGCACTTGCATTTGCTTGCACCTTATTAAGATAGACACACAGATTTGATACATAGTTTTGTATGGACAATGGCTTGTAGTTTTTCTTCAGTCGAAACAGATCACTTGACTTTGGCAGAGACAAGCAGCTATCACGACAGTATCGAACTTCAAGGTAGAGTCTCCTGACTTGGTCATCATGTGATATTGATCTGTCCGCAATGTAAGTTTTAACATCACTGGAAGAGGTGAAAGGTCCCCCAAGGGATTTCAGTTTTTCTAAATCCACGTTTCGTCTTATATCGATTTTGAGGTTTTCACACTCTTTAGCTGAACAGTTTTGTTTGACTAATTTGTCCTGTTCATCTTTCCAAGCTTTAACAAGCTGGTTGACCTTTTCTGCTGTTTTTCTGCAGTCTTGAAATGCACTTGCAGGTTTGAGTTCAATCAAATCAAAACTCTGCCCCTTTACAATTGATGAACTAGCAATGGGCAGTTATTTTGATCCTCTTATTGACAACTCATAGTTAATCCTTCCAACCTGGCGCTCTGAGTCCATGTTACTGACTGGTGCCTTATTAAGTACGGACATGTTCTCTCTTGGTGAGAAGTTTATCACTGTTTGGGTTGAATTCACCAAAGCCAAACACATCTGCCCTTTGTCTGAACCAACCTGCTGCAAGCTTCGGTAACATTAGACCAATTACTTGTGTCACTTCGGACCTGTGAGCAGAAATAGCAGTTTCCAATGAAACAATAATATCATTGTTCCATTTGCAAGATTCATACCTATCAGTGGATATGAATTTGAAAGCAGGTTTAGAGAGGTCAAGCAGAGTGGCTGGATCAGTTGTGGATAGATCTACATAAAGTTGTTGCATAGCAGGGATTAGTTTTTCATAGTTTACTGTACCATGGTATGTCAGACTCAAGAATCCTTCAATCAGTTGTTGACCAAGTATTGGCATGGCTAATATCATGACCTGGAGGCAATCAACTTCCTGGAATGCTCTTAAAATGCAAGCAAGAGAATTGGTGACATGTTCATATTTATCAAGGAATTTGGTCAAATCTTCTCCATGGTGAATCACTATTGCACAAGCATACACAAATCTGTTAAAACGTTCTTACTTCAGCTGTACAGCATAATTGTGTTTtggaaaaatatgtttgtcaaCTTGGTCACTGTAATTCCATGTCTTATGGTCAAAGTCATGACTTATAAGACGCATTGCAACATCAATATATTGTTGACATACTGTATCATGGCATGTAGTGGAAGTTATGAGAACTgcagaataaagtttgtcctttcCAGTGCCATTTTCTATATCAGCACATACGCCCACCATCTCCTTATTAAACATAAGAGCAGGGTGGGTGCTGCAAAGCAGTTCCTCCGGTATGTGATCTGTTCCTAACTCTAATGCCACCTGTTCATCAACACCAAAATTATGACTAGCAGAATCCATCATCCGAAAGGTAATTTTCTTGAATAGGTCTTCAGTTGAAACACCACTACATACTGACAGAATATTTAATATGGCTATTTTAAGATTAGCCAGATTTTTGCAACACTCGGTAGCAACTGGAAGTGAAGGAAATGCACGGAAAACACCATCGATTGTAATACCTTGTACCATGAAAGAACCAACACCCTTCTTTCGGGATCCATCATCATGGTATGTTATTACCGCATCTTCAGCTTTCATCATCTCCTCAACTATACATCGTAAAGCCAAGACTTCAATGGCTTGACCTGATGCACGAATAGACTTCTCATCAGGAGCTGTGTCCAGATCAATAAAATCCTCTTCATTGTGAAATTTCCACTGTCTTCCAAATAAGGTGTtagcagtaataataatacctGCTACCGCTTGTGTCTTACTGCAATAGTATATGCTGATCAGTTTGTCTACTGCTGTGTAGAATTCTGGCTTAATTTTCCTTTCACTTTCTCTTATATGGAGCCATTGACTTGGCATCTGATCATCTTTTATCATGTTTGAGTAAACATGTCTTCTGAATCTCTTCCTGTTATTTTCACCATCATCATTCTCGTCTGGCTCATATTCAGCATCACTGTCTACATTAAGTGAAGTGCCCATCTCAGCTGAATCATCAGTTTGCATCTCATCATCATTGACATCATACCAAGATATTCTTTTCTGAACTGTTTCTAGGTCACATTTATCTTTCTGTTTCAGTCGATCCTGGCTTTCCATttcaaatttctttcttttcattgtttttgACCACTGTCTGTCTACAAAATCATCACAATAGCCAATTCTTGGCCCTCTTTGATCATTCAAAAACTTTTATTCTATTTCAAGCATTTTGATACCAGTTTCCCCTCTCTAagatctttcttcttctttcatcCTTAGTAGAAATGTCAAACAAGGTAACCTTTACCCGTTGATTGTATATCTTCATTTTATCCTTCCATTGCTTATTCCGACGCTCAACTCTAGTTTGTACATTTCTGATGAATTCTTTAGACAAGACACCAGACACTAACCCCAATACACACAGTATAATGTCATGCAATCCGACAGAGGGGACAAATGAGAACACATTAACTACCCAAAGAATGACAGATTCCATGCAATCACAAGAACTATCTACCACCACAATAAATGAAAGTAGAATTATACCGGAATCTGCTACACTATGTGGGCCAGACAAAGAACCTACAGAGTGTTCACCAACAAATCAGGCCTCAGCTGAAATGCATGAAAGAGTGACGGAACATCAAAGCTCCAAGGAAACAGCAAAAAAAGTCAACTCCTCAACAGAGTGTTCACCAACAAATCAGGTCTCTGCGGAAATACATGAAAGAGTGACGGAACATCAAAGCTTCAAGGAAACAGCAAACAGAGTCAACTGCTCAACTCAGTGTGAAGACCCAGCAGTCACCTCCCTAACTGCCATAGAAATGTCAATTTGCGACTTATTCCTCCAGTTCAAAAGCCTGGCCACCAAAgaggaaacacacacaccacaaatcCAGCCCACCATGGACAAAACACCACtacaaaatgaaatgacaaATATAACAGCCAGCATCACAGAACTAAAAAAAAGCAGTGAATCAGCTCACAGACGGAATGaataaaaagatgaaaaatattttcGAACGCCTTCCAAGCTACTCACAAATTCTCCAAATAACCCGTAAAGAAACTACAACACAAATAGTCtcaacacagacagacatagaacTCACTTTAAGAAATCACCACCAGTGGCATCTGCTCAACAAGAGTCATCTGTCCAACAAGACCAACCTATGGAACAGCCAATGCCACCCACAGCTGAATATGACACAGTCCTCGGACAAAGGAAGCAAACTGCACAAAAGGAACAAACAGAAAAGAACACTGAACACACGTTGAAAACATTGCAAACAACAACTACCACAAAGACCAGTTCTGCAGAGGAAAACAACACACTGACTAATCAAAACCCAACAGTCAATGGAAATGAAGGACACAACCACCAAAGGGCGCATCAAGATGTTCTCATCATTGCGGACTCAAACACAAGGATGATTCGCCCCCGAAACATAGTGCCCAATAAACAGTCATCACGGGTTGTACTAGGGGGAAAAACCATCAGAGGTGCCATAAAATTCATTACAAACATGAAGATATCACCATCCCACATCATCATTCAGA includes the following:
- the LOC121369177 gene encoding UPF0691 protein C9orf116 homolog — protein: MASTQDMDQKPETEVVEAGTGETSKGTENADRSTTTNIPAHLKTEAILARPDRTTPKQGLKTFSQSQHPMYRTTSHEYGSKLPSLYSLPTCFHTRSNQFSQQQGVSGMYKNHSLNTAVDPRCTI